One Gimesia aquarii DNA segment encodes these proteins:
- a CDS encoding FdhF/YdeP family oxidoreductase, producing the protein MKAPRSGGGWKAIKYSLKLANRVGWWKLWKSMRSKNACKTCAVGMGGQKGGMVNEAGLFPEVCKKSFQAMASDMQPSVSSEFFAKNTLSQLQSLSSRKLEYSGRLTEPLLLSKGEEHYRPISWEKAIDLVVDRLKAAGADRSFFYASGRSSNEAGFLFQMLSRLMGTNYVNNCSFYCHQASGVGLGSSIGTGAGTIRLEDLDHTDLYILIGANPSSNHPRLMKAFMEIRRRGGKVIVINPVKELGLVNFKVPSDVRSLLFGSSIASMYVQPHIGGDMALLTGIAKEVLEQGVHDSDFIAKHTENFEAFQEQVKNTSWDEVIKHSGVNRQTIKKIADQYISAKNVVIGWCMGITHHLHGTNNVQSIVNVSLLRGMVGRRKAGLMPIRGHSNVQGLGSVGVTPGMKQAMLERFESQLNIKVPTTPGYDTMACMEASHRGEIDFAFCLGGNLFGSNPDTKYALEAMNRIKTVLYLSTTLNTGHVWGTGEETLILPVLPRDEEPQSTTQESMFSYVRMSDGGKSRFEGPRSEVSILAAIGQKLFADDNRIDWKKLESHTAIRELIAELIPGYEGMKETIQSNKEFHVTGRAVEEYQFPTESGKAKFHAIPLPTLPEDQNQLRLMTVRSEGQFNSVVYDDEDIYRGQERRDVILMNKADIERLGFKPDQRVSIKSEAGEMQYILVREFDVRAGNALMYYPEANVLVPHTVDPLSKTPGFKSVWITITAEEPAVA; encoded by the coding sequence GTGAAAGCTCCTCGTAGCGGCGGCGGTTGGAAAGCGATTAAATATAGCCTGAAACTCGCAAATCGGGTCGGTTGGTGGAAACTTTGGAAGTCGATGCGTTCCAAGAATGCCTGTAAAACCTGTGCAGTGGGAATGGGTGGCCAAAAGGGGGGAATGGTCAATGAGGCAGGCCTATTCCCAGAAGTCTGTAAAAAGTCGTTTCAAGCAATGGCTTCGGATATGCAACCCTCAGTATCTTCAGAATTCTTTGCGAAAAATACTCTCAGCCAATTACAGTCACTTTCTTCGCGGAAGCTGGAGTACAGTGGTAGACTTACCGAGCCTTTATTACTTTCCAAAGGGGAAGAACATTATCGCCCCATTTCCTGGGAAAAAGCGATTGATCTGGTCGTTGATCGTCTGAAAGCTGCTGGAGCTGACCGTAGTTTTTTCTATGCCAGTGGACGTTCTTCCAATGAAGCTGGTTTCCTCTTCCAAATGCTCTCGCGTTTAATGGGCACCAACTATGTTAACAATTGCTCATTTTACTGCCACCAAGCCAGTGGTGTAGGCTTAGGCTCCAGTATCGGCACCGGAGCAGGGACCATTCGCCTGGAAGACCTGGACCATACAGATCTCTATATCTTAATTGGAGCCAATCCCTCTTCTAATCATCCGCGTTTAATGAAAGCATTTATGGAAATCCGTCGTCGTGGCGGAAAAGTGATTGTCATTAACCCGGTCAAGGAATTGGGACTCGTCAATTTTAAAGTTCCCAGTGATGTACGAAGTTTGTTATTTGGCTCAAGCATCGCTTCGATGTACGTACAGCCTCATATTGGTGGTGACATGGCTTTGCTGACCGGTATTGCAAAAGAAGTACTGGAGCAAGGTGTTCACGACTCAGATTTCATTGCCAAACATACAGAAAATTTTGAAGCATTCCAGGAACAGGTGAAAAACACCAGCTGGGATGAAGTCATAAAACACAGTGGTGTTAATCGACAAACTATTAAAAAAATCGCAGACCAATACATTTCTGCAAAAAATGTAGTCATCGGTTGGTGTATGGGAATCACTCATCATCTGCATGGCACGAATAACGTTCAATCAATTGTTAATGTTTCTCTATTAAGAGGCATGGTTGGCCGCCGTAAGGCAGGCTTAATGCCAATTCGTGGACATAGCAATGTTCAAGGTCTGGGATCAGTGGGTGTGACCCCCGGCATGAAACAAGCGATGCTCGAGCGTTTTGAAAGTCAATTGAATATCAAAGTTCCCACAACTCCTGGCTATGACACGATGGCCTGTATGGAAGCCTCCCATCGTGGAGAAATTGATTTTGCATTCTGTCTGGGTGGTAATTTGTTTGGCAGTAATCCCGATACAAAATACGCTCTGGAAGCAATGAATCGTATCAAAACAGTGTTGTATCTCTCGACAACATTAAATACCGGTCATGTCTGGGGAACTGGTGAAGAAACATTAATTCTCCCCGTTCTACCGCGCGACGAAGAACCACAGTCAACAACTCAGGAATCGATGTTTAGCTATGTTCGTATGAGCGATGGAGGGAAATCACGTTTTGAAGGCCCTCGGAGTGAAGTCTCAATTCTGGCTGCCATCGGCCAAAAATTATTCGCTGACGACAATCGGATCGACTGGAAAAAACTGGAGAGCCATACAGCGATCCGTGAATTGATTGCAGAACTCATTCCCGGTTATGAAGGTATGAAAGAAACAATTCAATCGAATAAAGAGTTTCACGTCACAGGTCGTGCCGTCGAGGAATACCAATTCCCTACCGAAAGCGGCAAAGCTAAATTTCATGCAATTCCGTTACCCACACTGCCTGAAGATCAGAATCAGCTTCGCTTAATGACGGTGCGATCAGAAGGACAATTCAACAGTGTCGTTTATGACGATGAAGACATCTATCGCGGCCAGGAACGACGTGACGTGATTCTGATGAATAAAGCGGACATCGAACGACTCGGTTTCAAACCTGATCAACGCGTAAGCATCAAAAGTGAAGCAGGGGAGATGCAGTACATTCTGGTGAGAGAGTTCGACGTCCGTGCAGGGAACGCACTCATGTATTATCCTGAAGCCAATGTCCTCGTCCCA